tatacttattagtatgattatcactattaatataattaatgatataaaaattattaatattattcatatagtTAATATCATTcacattattaattttgttaatattacttttttttcaaattaataacattattaatttttataataatattattcataatgcAACGAACATCTTCCATGCCTCGTGTGAGAAAGATCGCGTTAGAAATCATAAACTAAAAATGATATTGACGAATTTGGAGAAGCTTCAATGCCACATTTGTGATGAGTAGAATAGGTGATCCGTGAAGAAGGATGTAATTGGagtgaaaaaaataagttattttgcTCCTCGTTCACATCTCCATCTAGATCGCATTCGAAGATGATCGTCTGCCAAATGCGGTTGACGGAGGTCACAGTCATAGAGTGAGTCATCAGTGAAGAAACTGTTGTTGctattcatttatattttcttgcAAAGAAAGAATAAGAAATCAAATGATAAGAATGAAGAACAACTATAATTTTTAAGAGAGATAAAGATATGGAGAAAAAAATTGTTCCACATCATTCAAAACGTTTAATGAACTGCTAcacattcaaattttaaaattggtaaCTACTTTttacaaaatgataaaatactattttaaaaataataaaaataatatttaattaattataagaataattagttatttattaaattattaaaaaaataatgaaataattgaaatacccaagataaaataataaaataaatattaatataagggtaaaatttataaacaccaaaaaaagtatatatataggtatacattaatattacaattaatattattattattcataatatttataatcataataataataataataataataatatatattattaaatattattaaatattataaatattataatattattaaatattattaactattattaaatattatcaatattaaaaatattattgatattactaattattattaaatattataacattattaaatattactaaatattattaaatattattaaatattaattatattattaaatattattaaatatgattaaataatatatcattaaatatgattaaatattaattatattataaatattattaaaaatatatcattaaatataattaaatatcattaaatataattaactattattaaatattactaaatattattaatattatttatattaatattagtaaaaaaaataatatcactactattaataatattattgacatttttattattaatattatttgtattataatattattaatataattgatgttattattattaatattattaattttataatattaatagtcagtatagttattattattatttataaatattagttatgattttataattatttatattctaatattattttttatattatatataattaatattatttatattattaaaacttttaaaatgattaagattatttatatttttaatattcttaataaaaatatttatattaataattaataataatattgaatttattttaaatatagatTCGTTggtaaaatttgtaaataatgtgATTAATGGATAATAATTTGTAGATAAAGTTTAATTTACCTACAGATTCAGATATGTGGGTAATACCCGTAGGTAATGCGAAATATATCTAAATATACCTATGGACTATGATTAGTGCATAATATCCGTAGATAatgctaaatttttttatgaatttagtTCCGCAGGTAAAAATTCGccaataaatcatttttttgtagtggatTGGGACAAATATGAAGACAACGATGAGTATTGAGATGGGTATAAGAATGAGAATGAACGAGTATGTACATATCCATCATCGTCCTCTTAGTcaatctaaaaaaaatcaagtattaTCTATATCTATACCTAGTTAATGTGAATGGAGATGTTCTGTCAAAATCAAGACGAGTTCATTTATCATCCTTATTCCTTACAAGTATTTAATTCTTCATGGTTTTTAAATTCTTACAATTCTTTTATTTCcttaacaaatatttaaatcacaattaaaatactattaattaatattaatattttaagctataaattaataattgattatatttattatttttaaattaacagTAATTATCCTTGAGCAACTTCTTAAACTCGTGAGGGTTTACGAGTTAACCCTAAAAATTTTGATAACCTTGCTTCatattaattaatgttataTCTAAAAGAATGCTCTACCTACTTCAATTTGAAACAAATGAATATCTAAAACACTGTTGACAACAACAAGAAAGCTTagatattttctttaaaaaataaaaaacagttatgattttaatatttcttaTGGGTCGGGCTAATAATGTATAATATTAGGGATAAATTATGATATTCTCTTTTTGAAAATTAAAGGCATATTGAGAAGCTTGGAACTTCAAgacaaaattaataaagaaaactaattgagaaagaaagcaaaagaaaaacttaCAATCTGACAGTGTAATACAGGGAACGGAAAGATAGGATAGCGAACTCCAAGTCCACCAAAAATATAATCTGCATAAAAATTTCAAGGAATGAcaacaaatttcataaatacgtcaatataaagtttaataaaacaagaaaaaaatattaccaGTACTGTTATCTCAAAGTTGCTgagttttttttgttaaattcgTTAAAAACCTAAGTTTTAAAACTTCATCAATATTGAAGGTTGCAGTTTTGTAGGTAAAAATATTTACTTCCATTACATTAAACTGTCTTTCTAGACTAGGAAAATATACAAGAACAATTTTGAAGGAACTAACAATTATGACATTGTAGAGCCACCTATCCATTTGGAATGGTCaaatacaatttaaattaaactaaaaagaCAAGGCCAATAATCTTTTGTACAGAGAAAACACAAACAAACTACTCAGCCACCAAATCCGCAAAATGTACACGGCAGTTTTGGAACAAAAATCGTGAGAACAATTTGTTCACAAGAATAAAAACTGTACCGGTCCGCACCAGACGACCGCAGGATACTCATGGTAAAATCATCACAAAACCCTGCGTCTTATACGACTCTTCGTCCTTCCATGACCTCTAGCCGGACGAACGAGTGGTTTATGTcgaataaatctaatttaatccaGAACGTGGTTACACGTGTAGAAAAGAGCAGTTATAACAACCATTGACGAAGTAAAAACACGTCCTCTAGACCACTCCCCTGGTTTTCAGGAAACCACCAGGCACGACCCAAAGACCACTAAGCATGTCTCTAACCATCAACTGATTGGCCCACATGGCCAAGGCCCAGGTCAACCTACTAAAGGGACTTCTGAAAAGGGGggaaaggtacgttttccatACTATCAGAGAATTCTCACTTGAGCACCATCGCTgatttgagcgtcggagtgcaatcgcaggtacccccgccGGCCGACCGAAGCACGCGAAGAGAAAGAAGACTTGAAGAATAGGACAACCAAGAGTGAAGAAGACACCTCGTATCGACGTGGATCAACATTACTCAGTCCCCaatatccatacaggtacaattggcgcccaccgtggggcccgagtaaTCATTATTCCCAGACCCAAGGATCCCAACGCTTGAAGATGGACTCAACGGCAAACAACAACAATGATATCTCCGAAGAGCATAGGACCATACTCCAAACCCTCCAGATTCAGATGCAGGAGTTACTCCAAAAAGGAGTCATCGATCAACTTCGCCAGgatgaagaaaggaaaagacGAGAAGAAGAGCGTCAACAACACGCAGAGGAGATAGCACAATTGAAAGAACAGAACAAGAGATTGTTGGATAGACTTGAGCAATCTGAACGCGAAGGGCATTCACGTGCACCTTCTCCATCACCGTTCCAATCAGGAACAAGAACAATAGCCCAGGCTATACCTCACACGTCACTCGTTCAACACACCCGTCAGAGTGCAAAGCCAGTAACCCCAAACGAGGTAGCAAACCCGAAAGGCCATCCGTTCACTGATGACATCATAGCCACTCCTCTCCCTGACAAGTGGAGGGGCCTAACGATAAACCTTTATGACGGTTCCACAGACCCAGACGAACATCTGAATATATTTAGAACTCAAATGACCCTTTACACAACCGACCGAACGGTATGGTGTAAAGTCTTCCCCACCTCTCTCAGGGAAGGCCCCCTTGGATGGTTTTCGGACCTTCCACCCAATTCCATTGCAAGCTTCGACGCTTTGGAATTGAAGTTCACCACGCAATACGCCACAAGTAGACCTCATCGGACATCCTCCATGTCTCTTCTAAATGTCAAACAAGAAAGGGGAGAATCATTGAGAACGTTCATGaacagatttagcaaagtgtgtATGAACATTCGTAATCTTAATCCAGAAATAGCCATGCATCATTTGGTCTCGGCCATACTACCAGGAAGGTTCACTGAAAGCCTTATCAAACGACCTCCGTGCAATGTGGATGAATTAAGAACAAGAGCAACAAAGTTCATGCAGATAGAAGAACATATTGACTACCATCGAAAAACTTATGCTGAGAACACGGACAATAGCAAAGGAATTCGTCCCCCCACAATACCGACCGACCGAGAACGACATCGCCCCAATAGGGGACCCCGTTTCCACAACTACACTCCCTTGATTGTACCAAGGGGTAAGGTTCTCGACGAAGCACTGCAGATTGAATTGATTCCGACATTGAGGCCATCACAAACCCCTCCCAATGCCGACACCAGTAAACGTTGCCAATACCATCGTAACTATGGCCACACGACCGAAGGATGCCAAGCActgaaagataaaattgaagagCTCGTCCAGGCCGGTCATCTGCGCAAGTTCGTGAAAACCACCATCACTGCACCCAGGTCACCCCAGCGTGATCATGATCCCCGCGAACGTTCGGGACGAAGAGACGACCGGACCCGTGACAACCACTATCGTTCAagcagaagaaaaagaagcGAAAGTCCGATCAGACGAACGAGGCCTAAAAGCGAAAGCCCTGAACGTAGAAGTCGAACTAAACAAAAAGTTCGCACAGTCATCAATACAATCGCTGGACCGGTATCGCTCGGTCAGCCCCCTcaagaaattaattacattGCAGGCGGCTTTGCGGGTGGAGGATGCTCTAATTCGGCAAGGAAAAAACATTTGAGAGCAATTCAATCCGTCCATTCGACTCCCACACAACGCCGACCGCATATACCACCAATCACTTTCACTGACGAAGACTTCACAGCAATCGATCCATCTCAAGATGACCCCATGGTAATAACTGTGGAGATAGATAAATTTGCAATTGCAAAAGTTTTGGTAGATCAGGGTAGCTCGGTCGACATCCTATATTGGGAAACGTTTAAGAAGATGAAGATTCCAGAAGCAGAGATACAACCCTACAACGAGCAGATAGTTGGTTTCTCAGGGGAAAGAGTGGATACGAAAGGATTTATCGATCTATACACCACGTTCGGGGATGATTACCTCAGCAAGACCATCAACATACGATATCTACTCGTTAATGCCAATACATCGTACAATATTTTGCTCGGTCGACCATCTATCAACAGATTGAAAGCCATTGTCTCAACTCCTCATTTAGCTATGAAGTTCCCCTCGGTCAATGGAGACATAGCAACCGTACATATAGACCAGAAGACAGCACGAGAGTGTTATGTAGCTAGCCTGAAGGTGGAGCCGACCCGAAGGCTTTATACCACGTCAGCCGAACGGACCACAGAGCGAAGAGGTCGGTCAACAGAAAGACGCTCCAGAGGAAGAGAATCTAGAAGACACTTGGTCGCTTTAGTCGATCTAGATCCTCGACTGGATGATCCCCGAATGGAAGCAGGAGAAGATCTTCAACCCATATTCCTTCGGGACAAAGACCGGAAAACATACATGGGAACATCCCTCAAACCAGACGACCGAGAGACGATCGgtaaaacattaacaaagaACGCTGATCTTTTCGCCTGGACGGCTGCAGACATGCCAGGGGTAAAATCAGATGTGATTACCCATCGATTGTCTGTTTATACAGAGGCCAGGCCGATCgctcaaaagaaaaggaaactagGTGAAGAACGGCGGAAAGCCGCACGAGAAGAAACCGACAAGCTAATTCAAGCTGGTTTTATTCAAAAGGCCCACTATACGACATGGCTAGCCAATGTAGTGATGGTAAAAAAGacgaatggaaaatggagaatgtgcgtagACTACACAGACCTTAACAaagcgtgcccaaaggactcgtatcctctACCTACTATCGACCGGCTGGTCGACGGTGCAGCCGGTCATCAAATCCTAAGTTTCCTTGATGCTTATTCAGGTtacaatcaaatacaaatgtacCACCGTGATCGAGAAAAAACCGCGTTTAGAACAGATTCTGATAATTTCTTCTATGAAGTCATGCCGTTCGGCCTCAAGAATGCAGGAGCCACATACCAACGACTCATGGATCACGTATTCCACGACATGATCGGTCGGAATGTAGAAGTATACGTTGACGACATCGTCGTCAAATCAGACTCTTGCGAACAACATGTTTCTGACTTAAAAGAGGTTTTTCAAGCCTTGCGTCAATACCGCATGCGTTTAAACCCGGAGAAGTGCGCGTTCGGCGTAGAAGGGGGGAAGTTcttaggcttcatgctcacacATCGGGGTATAGAGGCTAATCCAGAAAAA
The sequence above is a segment of the Phaseolus vulgaris cultivar G19833 chromosome 2, P. vulgaris v2.0, whole genome shotgun sequence genome. Coding sequences within it:
- the LOC137809174 gene encoding uncharacterized protein produces the protein MAKAQVNLLKGLLKRGERYPRRPTEAREEKEDLKNRTTKSEEDTSYRRGSTLLSPQYPYRYNWRPPWGPSNHYSQTQGSQRLKMDSTANNNNDISEEHRTILQTLQIQMQELLQKGVIDQLRQDEERKRREEERQQHAEEIAQLKEQNKRLLDRLEQSEREGHSRAPSPSPFQSGTRTIAQAIPHTSLVQHTRQSAKPVTPNEVANPKGHPFTDDIIATPLPDKWRGLTINLYDGSTDPDEHLNIFRTQMTLYTTDRTVWCKVFPTSLREGPLGWFSDLPPNSIASFDALELKFTTQYATSRPHRTSSMSLLNVKQERGESLRTFMNRFSKVCMNIRNLNPEIAMHHLVSAILPGRFTESLIKRPPCNVDELRTRATKFMQIEEHIDYHRKTYAENTDNSKGIRPPTIPTDRERHRPNRGPRFHNYTPLIVPRGKVLDEALQIELIPTLRPSQTPPNADTSKRCQYHRNYGHTTEGCQALKDKIEELVQAGHLRKFVKTTITAPRSPQRDHDPRERSGRRDDRTRDNHYRSSRRKRSESPIRRTRPKSESPERRSRTKQKVRTVINTIAGPVSLGQPPQEINYIAGGFAGGGCSNSARKKHLRAIQSVHSTPTQRRPHIPPITFTDEDFTAIDPSQDDPMVITVEIDKFAIAKVLVDQGSSVDILYWETFKKMKIPEAEIQPYNEQIVGFSGERVDTKGFIDLYTTFGDDYLSKTINIRYLLVNANTSYNILLGRPSINRLKAIVSTPHLAMKFPSVNGDIATVHIDQKTARECYVASLKVEPTRRLYTTSAERTTERRGRSTERRSRGRESRRHLVALVDLDPRLDDPRMEAGEDLQPIFLRDKDRKTYMGTSLKPDDRETIGKTLTKNADLFAWTAADMPGVKSDVITHRLSVYTEARPIAQKKRKLGEERRKAAREETDKLIQAGFIQKAHYTTWLANVVMVKKTNGKWRMCVDYTDLNKACPKDSYPLPTIDRLVDGAAGHQILSFLDAYSGYNQIQMYHRDREKTAFRTDSDNFFYEVMPFGLKNAGATYQRLMDHVFHDMIGRNVEVYVDDIVVKSDSCEQHVSDLKEVFQALRQYRMRLNPEKCAFGVEGGKFLGFMLTHRGIEANPEKCKAITEM